In the genome of Dermacentor silvarum isolate Dsil-2018 chromosome 1, BIME_Dsil_1.4, whole genome shotgun sequence, one region contains:
- the LOC125942306 gene encoding facilitated trehalose transporter Tret1-2 homolog has protein sequence APSLLIDRVGRRCVMLVTSLIVTAILTLLGFFYYYKDMDKGKFRHRYRYEPLASLTTYIAAFCLGIGPVPWVVMGVIISTGGHSLFTAVSTIFCFCEFLIIKEFRNLVRLFNLSSLFWMSALVTVVQAIFVYTCIPETKGKSLEDISM, from the coding sequence GCACCGTCCCTGCTCATTGACCGCGTGGGCCGCCGCTGCGTCATGCTTGTAACGTCTCTAATTGTGACTGCCATCCTGACATTGTTGGGCTTCTTCTACTACTACAAGGACATGGACAAAGGAAAATTCCGCCATCGCTATCGGTACGAGCCACTCGCGTCGCTCACGACGTATATCGCCGCCTTCTGCCTCGGCATCGGCCCGGTGCCCTGGGTCGTTATGGGAGTGATTATATCAACCGGAGGACATAGTCTCTTCACCGCCGTCAGCACCATCTTCTGCTTCTGCGAATTCCTTATCATCAAAGAGTTCCGGAACCTGGTCCGGCTATTCAACTTATCCAGTCTGTTCTGGATGTCCGCGTTGGTCACTGTTGTGCAGGCCATATTCGTCTACACGTGCATTCCAGAGACCAAAGGGAAGTCTCTCGAAGACATCAGTATGTAG